A portion of the Cryptomeria japonica chromosome 5, Sugi_1.0, whole genome shotgun sequence genome contains these proteins:
- the LOC131049178 gene encoding probable xyloglucan glycosyltransferase 5 — protein MPPSFDIFDWWSKETHKGTPVVVTMENPNWSMLEVKEPNAAFQQVDKDRGKNAKQLTWVLLLKAHRAAGCVAWLATGLWTLLGAVKKRLIFRQGVAMESEKSHKGKLFKFLKAFLAFSLAALVFEVVAHMKGWHFSTPHLYMPTTTGIQDSLHLIYLSWVQFRSNYIAPPIQTLADICIILFLIQSLDRIILCIGCFWIKYKKIKPQPKVESVECKDIEQPGSGHPMVLVQIPMCNEREVYEQSISAVCQLDWPKDRMLIQVLDDSDDKDVQLMIKAEVLKWSQKGINILYRHRLIRSGYKAGNLKSAMSCDYVKDYEFVAIFDADFQPNPDFLKQTVPHFKDNPEIGLVQARWSFVNTDENLLTRLQNINLSFHFEVEQQVNGIFLNFFGFNGTAGVWRIQALEESGGWLERTTVEDMDIAVRAHLNGWKFIFLNDVKVLCEVPESFEAYRKQQHRWHSGPMQLFRLCLPDIIYSKISIGKKANLILLFFLLRKLILPFYSFTLFCIILPMTMFVPEAQLPVWVICYVPAIMSFLNVLPAPKSFPFIIPYLLFENTMSVTKFNAMVSGLFQLGSAYEWVVTKKTGRSSEADLLAVAERESKALSQPLHRGASETGLDMLSKLREQKSKSPAKKINRLYRKELALAFLLLTAAARSLLSAQGVHFYFLLFQGLSFLAVGSDLIGEQVN, from the exons ATGCCACCCAGCTTCGATATTTTTGATTGGTGGTCTAAGGAAACCCACAAGGGCACACCAGTTGTGGTGACGATGGAGAATCCCAACTGGTCAATGCTAGAGGTAAAGGAGCCAAATGCTGCATTTCAGCAAGTAGACAAGGACAGAGGGAAGAACGCTAAGCAATTGACATGGGTATTGCTCCTCAAGGCTCACCGAGCTGCTGGGTGCGTTGCCTGGCTTGCAACAGGACTGTGGACTCTACTCGGTGCAGTTAAGAAAAGGCTGATTTTTAGACAGGGGGTAGCAATGGAGAGTGAGAAATCCCACAAGGGGAAATTGTTCAAATTCTTAAAAGCATTCTTGGCATTTTCACTGGCAGCACTGGTGTTTGAAGTAGTTGCCCACATGAAGGGCTGGCATTTCTCCACGCCACATTTGTACATGCCAACCACTACTGGGATTCAAGATTCTCTGCACTTAATTTATCTTTCCTGGGTTCAATTCAGATCCAATTATATAGCTCCTCCAATTCAGACCTTGGCAGACATTTGCATCATACTCTTCTTGATTCAGTCTTTAGACCGGATAATTCTTTGCATTGGATGTTTTTGGATCAAGTATAAGAAGATCAAGCCACAACCAAAAGTTGAATCAGTAGAATGCAAAGACATTGAACAGCCAGGGTCTGGGCATCCTATGGTCCTGGTACAAATTCCCATGTGCAACGAGAGAGAG GTGTATGAGCAATCCATTTCAGCTGTCTGTCAACTTGATTGGCCAAAGGACCGCATGCTGATTCAAGTGTTAGATGATTCAGATGATAAGGATGTTCAGCTCATGATCAAAGCAGAGGTTCTTAAGTGGAGTCAGAAGGGTATCAATATTCTTTATCGACATCGACTGATTAGGAGTGGTTACAAAGCTGGCAATCTGAAGTCTGCTATGAGTTGTGATTATGTGAAAGATTATGAATTTGTTGCAATTTTTGATGCCGATTTCCAACCGAACCCAGATTTCCTTAAGCAGACCGTTCCACATTTTAAG GACAATCCTGAAATTGGTTTAGTTCAGGCCCGCTGGTCTTTTGTAAATACGGATGAGAATTTGCTAACACGGCTTCAGAACATCAATCTGTCATTCCACTTTGAGGTAGAGCAACAAGTGAATGGTATATTTCTCAATTTCTTTGGTTTCAATGGTACAGCTGGTGTTTGGCGTATACAAGCTCTTGAGGAATCTGGAGGGTGGCTGGAAAGAACGACTGTTGAGGACATGGATATTGCTGTGCGTGCCCATCTCAATGGATGGAAAtttatctttctgaatgatgttAAG GTTCTTTGTGAAGTTCCAGAGAGTTTTGAAGCCTACAGGAAGCAACAACACCGATGGCATTCTGGGCCTATGCAACTTTTTCGCCTTTGCCTCCCAGATATAATTTATTCCAAG ATATCAATTGGAAAGAAAGCAAACCTGATTTTGTTATTCTTCCTTTTGAGAAAGTTGATTCTTCCCTTTTATTCTTTTACATTGTTCTGTATCATCCTTCCAATGACAATGTTTGTCCCAGAGGCTCAACTGCCTGTATGGGTGATATGTTATGTGCCAGCTATTATGTCGTTTCTTAATGTGCTGCCTGCACCAAAGTCTTTCCCCTTCATCATACCATATCTCCTCTTTGAAAATACTATGTCTGTTACAAAGTTCAATGCCATGGTATCAGGATTGTTTCAACTTGGCAGTGCTTATGAATGGGTTGTGACAAAGAAAACAGGCAGATCTTCTGAAGCAGATCTTTTGGCTGTTGCAGAAAGAGAATCTAAGGCATTAAGTCAGCCACTACATCGTGGTGCTTCTGAGACAGGACTAGATATGTTGAGCAAACTTAGAGAGCAAAAGTCTAAGTCTCCTGCCAAAAAGATTAACCGGCTGTATAGAAAGGAACTTGCTTTGGCTTTCCTCCTCCTTACTGCAGCAGCAAGAAGTTTGCTGTCAGCCCAAGGCGTTCATTTCTATTTCTTGCTATTTCAGGGTCTCTCCTTTCTGGCTGTTGGTAGTGACCTGATCGGAGAGCAGGTTAACTAA